tacttcttTATTACTTTAAACAATTTGGGTGGGTCAGCACCTTGACTCGCCTTTGTATATGAGCTACATTTTCACTCACATGGGAGTTTGACAGATATATTCTACCGGTCTCTctgtttctctttctttctctgcgGTCTTGTCACATGGCATCATGTACACAGTAAGGGCAGGCGAGTTAATTGCAAAGATAAGATTTAGAGCAAAAGTGTGTTGTTTATGCTCCACTAAGCGTTATCAAACacaaaagcaaaaataatagCTCATTTTCAGCTCGTTTTCAGAGTTGTCACATTGTCTTTCATTCGTTGTTCAAACAAATAGTGCCGCCCAATCTCGCACCATTGGTTGAGCCAGAAACCAACATGTCGGGATGTTCAAACAAGCAGAGCAATGTTTTTATTGCACCACAAAGCCGCAACGTTTACACTTCTCAGGGACATTAACCTACATAGAGGCTACTTAACACATATTAGACCGCGATGGGCGGATGTATTCAAACATTAATAAGATAACATTTTACCTTTAAACTCAAGCTTTATGTTTATGTCTTACAGGACGTCTAACTTGCGGCATGACTAATGATATTGCAAAATACAACACACCTGCAGCCAACAGTCATCTGAGGACGCACGCTTTGATTCTCAATCCAGGAAACTTTTCAATAGCAAACATTTGCATACACCACAACTCATTCTGTGCTGACTACACTGCAAGCAACGGATGATTAAACCCATCCCAAGTGTATCTGCTTCGCTTCTGTGTAGGACTATGGAAGCCGGAACGTCCTCGCGGTCCATCCATGTTCAACTCCAGAGGGCCAGATGAGGCGCGCGTTACCCAGCTTGTTGCGGGGTCGGGGGTTCCACTGCCGCGAATGGGCCCTTGAGAAGCTACAGAAATGTTTAGAGGCACGGGACCCTGCCAAGAGAGCGGAAGGAGGAGTCCGGGGGTCCGGGGTCCTGGTAACCGGGGGACCGGGCACAGGAAAAACTGCACTTTGCACCGAATTGGTGTGGCCCCAGTCGGAAACATTCAAGGGGGCAGCGTTGGCATCACGTTGTCTGGCCTGGCACTATTGCCAGCGGGAGGATGCGGACAGTGTTGAGGTGTGGAGGTTCGTACTGGAGCTTGTTGAACAGCTGAAGGAGAGCCCGCTTTTGGGAGCAGACTATGTGAAAGTGATAAGCAGTCCTGCCATTGCTGTTGTCCTGGATCCCGTTCACTGCCAAAGAGCACCTGATGACACTTTTAAAAGGTTGGTGTTTTGTAATACTCtgccttattattattattattatagtctCTTATACTACATTAATATTACTGTCCTCATGGGCTAGTCCTTCAGGTATTTTTTCTATATAATAATCAAATGGACAGTTCTcttgatgctgattggtcaGTACTCGTGGTTTATTTATGATAAAGCACAGCTGTGACCTCTTCAACAAACTACTATTTGTATTACTGTGCAATACCATAGCTGATAATTGTTTATGTTAAACACTGTATAACGTACTGTTACTATATCTTCCAGCGAAATGAATCCGTTTAAGGATTTCCTTGAAATCGAAATCTTGCCATTTCTGCATTTTTCAtgcgtgtcatgtttgtgttaTGTTTCTTTGCTCTGCAACAAATCACTCTCTGTACTAGGTCCCTTTGGACTTTTTGTCTACCATTAGTTCTTTAAGCATTTCGTGTTTGCTCTGTATTCCTGTGAGAAATCCCAGATGTTTCACAGCTATGCATTTGGTACTTTACACACTCCCTCTGTATTTCACATTGTTTGTGCATGGAAAATGACGCTTCAGTGGGGCATTTAAATGACTCGTGTGTTGTGAAATCTAATCTATAGCAGTCTACTTCAGTTATTACCAACATATAACAGTCTTATTAAAAAATCAAACCCTATTCTGTTATAATCCTAACatgcataaatgtgcataaatgcTTGTTTGAGAGTAGTGTCTTGCTTAAACAACCCCCCATTCTTCTCCTCAGACGTATCTTCGTCTGGTACCCTTCAGAAAGACGTTCTCTGTGTAGAAAGCAGGAAAGAGGCCATTGTTCTGCTTTTCTGTCgcgtacatttatttatttattcctcTCATCGCCATAATGACGCCTATTCACAGTTTTCACAATAGTCCAATGCAGTGCAGATGGAtgacactatttacaaccttcAGTAAAAAGGGGCAAGGAGTTAGTAATGTGCGCTTAGTGCTGTTGTGTCCCTTGGTGAGGTTGCCATGCGGACAACTCTTTCTGTACTGTACAGTATTTCTTTCTTTGCAATTGTTTGGTCTTTGCTTACGCCGGCTCTTGTATTTTAGGTCTTACAGAGCTGATATGCAAGGCACATTCCACATTTCCCTTACGCATGCTGACAAATTGCTGTGATGTTTTTCTTTAGTCCAAGTGAGAGAATGTTGGAAAGGTTGGATGTAAAACGTTAGCGGCCGCCCCTGCTGTATTTACTAACATGGTCTGTGATGTACTTAAGCTATCATTACAACAAGTGTTTATTTGACAACAGTATTCAGGACATAATGTTGATTACCATACAAAACAACCTGAGTTGTTTCTCAGTTTAAAgctctggggcctcatttataaaatgctgtgtaaaaaccatcctacatttgatcttacgatcatttaacaaaaatgtgtacatgtgatttataaaccgaacgtacgcgcagaaaaacgcgcgtacccctttcaaatctataaatcgcaaatgaacttgaacttgtgcgtGCAGCCGAGCtgtttcagatctccgcctttaaaagaTGCGTAATTAATGTCAGACATATAAAAGGGCGCTTGTCaatatttaaacccaatttcaaacagaaagaatggcttatatttccaaaaacctgcagcaatcagacaagcaaaagttcggacgtctgctcagaccctgacgtgacgctaagcacttttccacgtcaaagacagtttttataaatattgaCTTTGCCGTCGATTTTTGCCTACGCaaactttacgatcaaatctgtgcgtacgcatgctttataaatgaggcctcAGGAGATACAGCTTAAGTTTTAGTTTAACCTGGAAAATTTCTTTGGGAATATTATGAAAAGTAAGTATAGTTAAATTTTGTGTTGTGTTAACAGCGCacggaaacacacatactgattaaagcaacactaaagagtttttgctctttgctccccctacaggttggaagcggaattgtccattaccactgtcgtaaataatttagcctactgcagcaaagctggctctgattggattgtaggtctgccgtaaagcgagtttttgtagttttaactcgaactacaggaccacgacCCGACgattggaaacttctttagtgcggtttagggggctgcaaagcgaatgtgaaagtgccgttcaccctgtttcgagtggatgaacgactgaactaaaacttttttggaaacgtttttttaaggtaaataaaactctttggtgttgctttaaaggtacagtatgtTTTTAGCGGAACTaatggtgagattgcgaattgcaaccaatctcaatttcaaaatgcaatgagaagctacggtagcagTATAAGCATGCTGTCGTTTGAGACAACTTCTGGataaagagatcattctaagaggctgtttacacttggtattaagatgtgttttcgtcgatcggatgaCAACTGGATGACGGTAAAGATAGGTGTAAATggtgttcaaaacattttgagctcgaccactttcaaccacattcagaggtagtcgaaaacacttccaatcggattgcttttgtagtgtaaacgcgcatgtggttgaatgtgttcgaacagccacacggacCACCTTCTTTCCactcatttatctaatctgaggtactgagcacaatgttttacgtcttttctgacttctggcgtgaacacacAGTGTACAGCACTATCTTtgggctttcattgataaaactaaagtgtattTCATTAGTTTAATTTTGTGAGTCGATAAAAGTTGCGCAATCTTATTTAATCAATCACGCttaaatatcagagaaagctcacATATTCATGAACGAAACACTGTGCAggatgtttacttacaacacaagcagcggacttgacataatattagtttgcatccatttaaacccgtcattactcccgcttgcgtttaaatgacagcagatagactcgcccaccgtctcaacagaccaccccctcacagtattgaGGACAGaagtggttgaaagtggacaaaagagacgaatttaaataccaggtgtaaacagaatgtgtctctctcgtccacttgtgttCCGATCAACGAAAACActtcttaataccaagtgtaaacagcctttaaaagttacacattggcACTTTAAAACGTATACCTTGAATGGactaagtcactttggataatatcgtctgctaaatgcacaaatgtaatGTAGCCGAAAGCAGCTGTTACCCGTTTTCAGTTTTTGACTTGGTTCACGTTTTGGCAGTTAGGATATGCAAATGGTACAAGCAAAGCCAGTGCTAGAGTGCAAATCCTGTATTCACCAGCCGCCTCGCCAGTACAAAACCCTTAAACCTCCTATTCTTCTCACAACGGAAGGATAAAAAATAAGATCAATCATTCTCTTAGGCATAATCTAACTAAACCTTTCACTGTAGTAACCTTAAACGCTTAACCTTTTTAACTAGCATGATTAGTCCTGAGGTAGACCTGTCGCTGTAGAAATAGcaaattttaataaaaggcTCCAAAAGTGGGGTTTTATAAACAGTGCATGttaatgattataaaatgataaaattttATATAGTGACTAtgcaaaagaaatgtaaattaTGGACCTCTCAACCAATGACAGACCTCATGGTAGGTCTATGTTGAAAGGTTTATGTGTTAGTGTTAAAAATCCGTTTCCGGAACGCTGCTGTTATGTTCGATTGTAATTGAAAGGGAAAACTATAAAAGGACTGTGGTATGGTTTAGTAGAGCAAGTCAGTGTTTACATTCTTCAAAAGGTAAATGAATAGTAAATGGCTTTCTGGTAGTTGTTATTGCCTACTAACATGCAGTATGATAGGACATTATACTTGAACATTTGGTGTTCATTAACTATTTACTATAACATAAGTATGAGTACTTAAAGACAGATGAAAGTGTGTCTTCATAAAGTAGCATCATCTCACTATCTGCTGATAAGCCCTGAAAGCAGGAAATCACAGAGCTTCCTTAAGACTGAGTCACCATGCCTCTGTGACCACACCTTCGTAGTACACTAAAACAAAAATTGAGAATGAATGAGAATAAGAAAATCTAATGAGAGGTCATTGGGTGGCTTTCTAAGTAAAATGCCTTAATCTATTCCATAAATATCCCTTACAGAACCTTTCTGTGTACTATAGTATCCAACACACTTCTCTGTGTTTCATTCTCAGAAAAGCTGTTTCAGTCCTCTGGACTTTTATTTGTGACAGCTGTAGACATTTCAATGTAAAGAAGACATGTCTTTCCAGTTTTTAACTTCCAGTTCTTAAGCTCCTCCTTTCTTTGCTTGTGTTAAAAATAAGATGTCCCTCCTTCCTTTGGCTTTCACACTTCCTCctcttgttttgtctttttgtcAGATGTTTGTTTGGTTAAAAATGACAGTAATCATACATTGCTTTGGTTATATGCAGGGATACGTTtatgtgcatttctgtaatacattacaacttaatttttaattattatctAATTTATGTAATACAcctcatttcattttattttttagggcAATTTTAGAGCCCCTCTCGTCATTGACCCCACCAGCTCACAGTGTGTTTATAGTGGTGGATTCACTAGAGTCTGGATGTTTTGGAGGAGATGGGGTTGGAGACGGGTTGACTTCAGGAACTATGACCACTCCTAGTTCTTCTATTGCAGAGCTCCTCTTCAAACACATACAGCTTTTGCCCCCCTGGATCTTGCTGGTCTGCTCTACACGTCGTCGAAACAAAGCCATTTGCAAAATGTTCTCAGGTAGATACTAGTAACACATAATTTACAAACCACCTATAAAGTAAGCTAAGACTAGGCACTCATTAATTTAAACTAATATGTGCTTTTACTCCTTTACTTTACATATGGTATTTGCAAACCCATTGCAAATTAACATGCCCACACAAACATAAATTCAATAAATTTGGttgctttattttattaatttattttgttttaagtaGATGAAATAACAGAACAGATGAGAACCCCACACACTTGTTAGCTTTTAGTGGTCCTTAGCATATTGGCTTGAAAAGCCTTAAGGACCATCATATTTTACTTCTGCCCACGAGAAGAAACAAAGAAACATGATGCTTTAACCATGGATTTCTTTTTATCTATCGGTGTACTTTGATTTCATCTCTAAACCCTTTGCCTTGTAGGTTTTCGGAGGTTGTGTCTGGATGACTTGAGAAAGCCTGCAACTGTACGTGATGTACAACAATATATCCTGCGGAGACTTGACCAGGACGGGACCTTGAGAAGACAGCTTACACCAGAAACGGCCGAAATGCTTAATCTTTTGCACATCAAAAGTGGTGGCTGCTTCTTGTTTCTCGAACGGGTACTAGATGGTGTCTGTAATGGCCTGGTAGGACTTAGAGAAATTCGGGACATACCTGGCACTCTGAATGGCCTTTACCTTTGGCTCTGTCAACGACTCTTTCCTCGTAGGCTGTTTGTCCATATTAGGCCTTTGTTAAATATTCTTTTGGCATCTCCAAAACCTCTGACAGCTGAGCAACTCTACGCTATTGCCAAAAGCCGTGACTTCTACCTTGGCCGGGGAGACTTTCAAGCACAAATGGGGCCTCTGGCATCACTGATTGTAGATGGCCCAGGGGGCAGTAAACTCCTCTTTCACAGCAGCTTTGCAGAATGGTTAACTGATGTTAAATACTGCACACAAAAGTTTCTATGTTGTGTGAAAGATGGTCACCTTTCATTGGCCATGTCCCTCTCTTTTCGAGCCAGTACTTTGGGTACAGAGGAGACTTGCCAGCTGGCCCATCACCTCCTTAACTGTGGAATCCATGAAAGAGAACCGACAATGCTGGCACTGTGGTTGCTATGGACTGGGGTTCCAGCTCTTAGTTGTGTTAGAAAAGACTATTCTGCTAATGTGTCACAACCACCTCATACTTCAAAGGCACCTGTATTGGTTCAGCAAGATGTACTACAACTCTTAATGAAAAGTGGAATTTATCCtgcatcatgttcaccagacAACAGCTACAGTGTGGGGGTACACTATGTTGGAGGAAGAGGCAAGATTGCTCGTCGTGTATTCCAGAGGGAAGACTCTGTGAAGGCACTTCTTGATAGTGGTATCAGTGTGAACCATACAGACCCATTAGATGGACGGACCTTATTGGCAGCTGCAGCTCATGCTGGACTTGCAGATGTAGCTGCATTGCTGTTATGTCGTGGGGCAGACCCTTCACTGCATGACAATCAGGGACAGACAGCACTAATACTCGCTGCCAGACAAGGCCACGTGGGTGTACTCCAGGTGTTAATGAATTGGGTGCAGGAGCAAGGAATCAAGAGTCCTGCTGCCCAAACATTGCTTGAACATGCAGACAATGAGGGATGGACTGCACTACGCTGTGCTGCATGGGGAGGTTACAAGGAAGCTGTGAGTGTACTTCTGGATGCAGGGGCAGATGTTGATGGCTGCGATTCAGATGGGAGGACAGCATTGCGAGCAGCAGCTTGGGGAGGACACGAGGAAGTTCTGTTAACTCTTCTTGACCATGGTGCTGAGGTAGACCGCTCGGACCGTGAAGGGCGTACTCCATTAATAGCTGCAGCCTACATGGGTCACAAAGAAGCAGTGGAGATCTTACTGAATGCTGGTGCAAATGTGAATCTTGCAGATGGAGATGGACGTACTGCTCTCTCTGTTGCTGCATTGTGTGTGCCATCGGCAGCTAGAGGACGGGGACATGGAGAAGTTGTAAGCCTTCTGTTGGAACGAGGGGCAGATCCTGAACATAAGGACAAGGATGGAATGACCCCATTACTACTGGCCTCATATGAAGGGCAAGAGGAAGTGATAGAACTCCTGTTGGAAGCTGGAGCTGATGTGGATGAAAGCTCTGGAGCTCATCCTCATGCCATCACCCCTCTTCTTGCAGCTGCAGCAGTGGGACATACTGGCACAGTTAACCGTTTGCTTTTCTGGGGAGCAGCAGTGGATGGCATTGATGAAGAAGGCCGCACTGCTCTCTGCTTGGCTGCAGCAAAGGGCACTGTAGAAGTTGTGAGAGCATTGCTGGACCGGGGTTTGGATGAGAATCACAAAGACGACTTGGGCTGGACACCACTGCATGCTGCAGCCTGCGAGGGACACAAAAATGTGTGTGCAATACTGACAGAGCAAGGTAGCATGGCACGTGTGGGTGAGCTTGATGTGGAAGGCCGGACCCCTTTAATTCTGGCAGCACAAGAAGGGCACTGCAGCACAGTCAGGATGTTACTGGACCGTAAATCACCTATAGATCATCGTGCCTATGATGGACACTCTGCACTCACAGCAGCTGCTTTGCAGGGGCATAGGGACATTCTGGAACTTCTGATGCGTAGGGGAGCTGACACTGATGTCCGAGATGCTGAAGGGAGACCTCTTCTTTATTtgctggtcctggagggccattTAGACATGGCCAACCTTCTCATAGAAAAAGGTGGTGTCCCTCTTGAGTCAAAAGATGTAGAAGGAAGAACTGCCCTTCATGTAGCTGCATGGAAAGGAGACTTGGATGGTATTGCAATGTTGCTGAAATATGGTGCTGACCCAAATGCACAAGATCTTGATGGTCGGCCACCTTTGCACTCTGTGGCATGGAGAGGTCATGCAGCTGCTGGCAGGCTGTTTCTCAGAAGCAATGGTCTCAAAGTAGATTTGGCTTGCAAACAGCAAGGTGCCACAGCACTTAGTATTGCTGCTCAGGAGGGGCATACGGAAATTGTGGCCATGCTTTTAGACAAAGGTGCAGAACCAGACCATGTGGACCGCTATGGTCGCAGCCCAGTAAAGGTAGCAGGAAAACAAGGTCATGTTTCCATTGTCAGACTTCTAGAGAGCTATGGAGCAAAGCCTTTCTCAGGCATCATACCATTCTCACTCAGTGGTACACCCAACACTTATAATTCATCCACAGTCAGGAACCAGGTTTCCCTTAGCTCAGGAGAGGTGTGTGTCAATGGTGTTCCAACCACCTCTTCTTCCTCCTCGACTTCAGTTTCTGCCTCCTATTCCCCAGCATCCACAGCAGAGCGCTTCAGTTCCACACCTGCCTCACAAACCTCAACCTTTCACTCCCTGGCTACAGTGCAGACTGTGCCTGCTGACAGCCTAAATTTTATTCAACAGATACAACAACATTCACTTCCTCGCTCCCGCAGTCGGCCTTCCACCTTGCCTCATCCTGGCTCCAACCATGCCAGTCTCCAGGATAGAGCTTCAAGGCATAAGCAAAAGGCTGTACCCAGTAGCTGTACCACAAATGAACAGTGCATCATTACTGAACTCCTAGACTCACAGAAACTCGTAAAAGGGCTTGGATCTTCGGGGGATGGTAACTACCTCTTAAAACCTAAAACACCTTACATCATAGAGGATGTTATTGAGAAGAGCTTTAAACAAGATGGAGTAGACGACTTGAAGTGGAGCTCAGTAATGGCTTCGTTAGGGGTAATGCCAAACCATGACAACCAAGCTAgacaaacaaaaatgaaagaaagtCACCCTATTGGATATCCACCTTTTTACCTTCAATCCCATGCACAAAGAGAGGATTGGGTCAGCATTCAAAAGACATCCATGTCTCCAACCATTGACCTTTCAGCTATTTCACCATCTAGTGCCTTACCTGTTCAGTCCATGTTTGACATGACATCTGCTGACCCCCATCTAAATCTCAAACAGGCCATTAAGCTTCAGTTTGAAGGGCCAAGCAGTGCAGCACTTTACAAGCGAGAAACCCCCCTCTGAGGTAAGACATTACCTAAAGTTTCTGACAGGCTAGAACCCATAATTGTCTTCAtcttgtaaaatgtaaaacatcttAACAGCTTAAAACAGATATACTCATTTGGGTGTAGTATTGTCCATAATTAGTATCCTCTAAGGAATGCTGTCAGATGGCAGGAATGTTGTACTAGATGGAAGTGCTTTGAACTGCATTCTTTATGACCAGCACTTTAAATGTCTGGAATTCTAATGACAACTCTGTCTGTTGTAGGAAAACCTGGATATTAAGGAGTTCAAGGAGGTGAGGGCAGTATGGGTAATCACTGTACTGTGATGACAGTAGAGGTGGATGGCAGATGAGAGAGTCGTACCACACTGACCTCCACCCCTCTTTAACCCATTGACCCCAAAGCACAAAAGAAAGGGGGAGCATAGAGGAACT
This genomic interval from Misgurnus anguillicaudatus chromosome 17, ASM2758022v2, whole genome shotgun sequence contains the following:
- the ankrd50l gene encoding uncharacterized protein ankrd50l: MRRALPSLLRGRGFHCREWALEKLQKCLEARDPAKRAEGGVRGSGVLVTGGPGTGKTALCTELVWPQSETFKGAALASRCLAWHYCQREDADSVEVWRFVLELVEQLKESPLLGADYVKVISSPAIAVVLDPVHCQRAPDDTFKRAILEPLSSLTPPAHSVFIVVDSLESGCFGGDGVGDGLTSGTMTTPSSSIAELLFKHIQLLPPWILLVCSTRRRNKAICKMFSGFRRLCLDDLRKPATVRDVQQYILRRLDQDGTLRRQLTPETAEMLNLLHIKSGGCFLFLERVLDGVCNGLVGLREIRDIPGTLNGLYLWLCQRLFPRRLFVHIRPLLNILLASPKPLTAEQLYAIAKSRDFYLGRGDFQAQMGPLASLIVDGPGGSKLLFHSSFAEWLTDVKYCTQKFLCCVKDGHLSLAMSLSFRASTLGTEETCQLAHHLLNCGIHEREPTMLALWLLWTGVPALSCVRKDYSANVSQPPHTSKAPVLVQQDVLQLLMKSGIYPASCSPDNSYSVGVHYVGGRGKIARRVFQREDSVKALLDSGISVNHTDPLDGRTLLAAAAHAGLADVAALLLCRGADPSLHDNQGQTALILAARQGHVGVLQVLMNWVQEQGIKSPAAQTLLEHADNEGWTALRCAAWGGYKEAVSVLLDAGADVDGCDSDGRTALRAAAWGGHEEVLLTLLDHGAEVDRSDREGRTPLIAAAYMGHKEAVEILLNAGANVNLADGDGRTALSVAALCVPSAARGRGHGEVVSLLLERGADPEHKDKDGMTPLLLASYEGQEEVIELLLEAGADVDESSGAHPHAITPLLAAAAVGHTGTVNRLLFWGAAVDGIDEEGRTALCLAAAKGTVEVVRALLDRGLDENHKDDLGWTPLHAAACEGHKNVCAILTEQGSMARVGELDVEGRTPLILAAQEGHCSTVRMLLDRKSPIDHRAYDGHSALTAAALQGHRDILELLMRRGADTDVRDAEGRPLLYLLVLEGHLDMANLLIEKGGVPLESKDVEGRTALHVAAWKGDLDGIAMLLKYGADPNAQDLDGRPPLHSVAWRGHAAAGRLFLRSNGLKVDLACKQQGATALSIAAQEGHTEIVAMLLDKGAEPDHVDRYGRSPVKVAGKQGHVSIVRLLESYGAKPFSGIIPFSLSGTPNTYNSSTVRNQVSLSSGEVCVNGVPTTSSSSSTSVSASYSPASTAERFSSTPASQTSTFHSLATVQTVPADSLNFIQQIQQHSLPRSRSRPSTLPHPGSNHASLQDRASRHKQKAVPSSCTTNEQCIITELLDSQKLVKGLGSSGDGNYLLKPKTPYIIEDVIEKSFKQDGVDDLKWSSVMASLGVMPNHDNQARQTKMKESHPIGYPPFYLQSHAQREDWVSIQKTSMSPTIDLSAISPSSALPVQSMFDMTSADPHLNLKQAIKLQFEGPSSAALYKRETPL